Proteins encoded within one genomic window of Halomonas sp. YLGW01:
- a CDS encoding iron ABC transporter permease translates to MNRARRLRPLAWLTLAALLALALSLALGSVAIAPGELVAVLSGGGEALHQTLVLELRLPRALAAFGTGALLALAGALMQILLRNPLADPYVLGLSGGASVAALAAMLAGLGAALVAGAAFGGALASTLIVFGLAHGTGSWTPTRLLLTGVVMAAGWGALISFLLAVSPVERLPGMLYWLMGDMAYAGSPWPVLSLAVISLLVVMPLGRTLNVLARGSLQAAALGVAVRPLEWTLYLLASLLTAVAVTTAGSVGFVGLMVPHMLRLRLGNDQRLILPASLLAGGTLLTLADTLARTLIAPQQLPVGVITALLGVPSFLYLLSRSR, encoded by the coding sequence GTGAATCGTGCGCGGCGCCTGCGGCCCCTGGCCTGGCTGACCCTGGCCGCGCTGCTGGCGCTGGCGTTATCGCTGGCCCTGGGCAGCGTCGCCATCGCCCCGGGGGAGCTCGTGGCGGTGCTCTCCGGGGGCGGCGAGGCTCTGCACCAGACGCTGGTGCTGGAGCTTCGCCTGCCCCGGGCGCTTGCCGCCTTCGGCACCGGGGCCCTGCTGGCGCTCGCCGGCGCCCTGATGCAGATCCTGCTGCGCAATCCGCTGGCCGACCCCTATGTGCTGGGGCTGTCCGGCGGAGCCTCGGTGGCGGCGCTGGCCGCGATGCTCGCCGGTCTCGGCGCCGCACTGGTCGCCGGGGCGGCCTTTGGGGGTGCCCTGGCCTCGACCCTGATCGTCTTCGGCCTGGCCCACGGTACCGGCAGCTGGACGCCGACGCGCCTGTTGCTCACCGGGGTAGTGATGGCCGCCGGCTGGGGGGCGCTGATCAGCTTCCTGCTGGCAGTGAGCCCGGTGGAGCGGCTGCCCGGCATGCTCTACTGGCTGATGGGCGACATGGCCTATGCCGGTAGTCCCTGGCCGGTGCTGAGCCTTGCAGTGATCAGCCTTCTGGTGGTGATGCCCCTGGGTCGTACCCTCAACGTGCTGGCCCGCGGCAGCCTGCAGGCCGCGGCCCTGGGCGTGGCGGTGCGCCCACTGGAGTGGACCCTCTACCTGTTGGCCAGCCTGCTCACTGCGGTGGCGGTCACCACCGCCGGCAGCGTGGGCTTCGTCGGCCTGATGGTGCCCCACATGCTGCGCCTGAGGCTCGGCAACGACCAGCGGCTGATCCTACCGGCCAGCCTGCTGGCCGGGGGCACCCTGTTGACCCTGGCCGACACCCTGGCGCGCACCCTGATCGCCCCTCAGCAGCTGCCGGTAGGCGTGATCACCGCGCTGCTCGGCGTGCCGAGCTTTCTCTACCTGCTGTCCCGGAGCCGTTGA